Proteins found in one Microbacterium sp. SSM24 genomic segment:
- a CDS encoding MFS transporter: MSQSLPGDDAVEVDADDLAEARAEASGVSVAARADAAADADVADEPPAGPGTAPSGTSAPGTAPKGSLWRDRNFLTMWGGQTLAQFGAQISELAVPVLAVLLLDASEFEVGVLTAANVAAFLIVGLPAGAWIDRMRKRHVMIAADAVRALALATVPVLWAMGVLQIWHLVAVALVLGVATVFFDVSYQSIIPSLVRPAQIGEANGKLQSTYELANIAGPGFAGWLIGVLSAPFAMLATSGTYIVSAIALALTRDHEERRPREDHGPLLREIWEGLHFVFTEKLLRRIVGTTGVSNFFSTMSWTLIPIFLLRELGFSPTSMGVILSLGAVGGLLGAIATPRIIARIGEARAIPVSALGFSVIALLLPVAAAVPAVAFPLMVAQFFVSSFTVLLYNITQVTFRQRITPPRLLGRMNASVRFVVWGVMPISALLAGGLGTWLGVVPTMWIAAVGQLFSAAFVVLGPFWTMRELPDAHTNAASSAD, translated from the coding sequence ATGTCCCAATCACTTCCCGGCGACGACGCCGTCGAGGTCGACGCCGACGACCTCGCCGAGGCGCGGGCCGAGGCATCCGGTGTCTCTGTCGCGGCGAGAGCGGATGCCGCGGCCGACGCCGACGTCGCCGACGAGCCCCCTGCCGGCCCCGGTACCGCGCCCAGCGGCACCTCCGCACCGGGGACGGCGCCGAAGGGGTCGCTGTGGCGCGACCGCAACTTCCTCACGATGTGGGGCGGGCAGACGCTCGCGCAGTTCGGGGCGCAGATCAGCGAGCTCGCGGTCCCCGTGCTCGCCGTGCTGCTGCTCGATGCGAGCGAGTTCGAGGTCGGGGTGCTCACCGCGGCCAACGTCGCGGCGTTCCTGATCGTCGGTCTCCCCGCCGGCGCCTGGATCGACCGCATGCGCAAGCGCCACGTGATGATCGCCGCCGACGCGGTACGCGCGCTCGCGCTCGCGACGGTGCCGGTGCTGTGGGCGATGGGCGTGCTCCAGATCTGGCACCTCGTCGCCGTCGCGCTCGTGCTCGGCGTGGCAACGGTGTTCTTCGACGTGTCCTACCAGAGCATCATTCCGTCGCTGGTGAGGCCGGCGCAGATCGGCGAGGCCAATGGCAAGCTGCAGTCGACGTACGAGCTGGCCAACATCGCCGGGCCGGGTTTCGCCGGCTGGCTCATCGGCGTGCTCAGCGCACCGTTCGCGATGCTGGCGACATCCGGCACCTACATCGTCTCGGCGATCGCCCTCGCCCTCACGAGAGATCACGAGGAGCGTCGCCCGCGGGAGGACCACGGGCCGCTGCTGCGCGAGATCTGGGAGGGTCTGCACTTCGTCTTCACCGAGAAGCTGCTGCGCCGCATCGTCGGAACGACCGGCGTCTCGAACTTCTTCAGCACGATGTCGTGGACGCTCATCCCGATCTTCCTCCTGCGCGAACTGGGCTTCTCGCCCACCTCGATGGGCGTCATCCTCTCGCTCGGCGCCGTCGGGGGCCTGCTCGGCGCGATCGCGACACCGCGGATCATCGCGCGCATCGGCGAGGCCCGGGCGATCCCCGTCAGCGCTCTCGGCTTCAGCGTGATCGCGCTGCTGCTGCCGGTGGCCGCCGCGGTGCCCGCCGTCGCGTTCCCGCTGATGGTCGCGCAGTTCTTCGTGAGCAGCTTCACGGTGCTGCTCTACAACATCACGCAGGTCACGTTCCGGCAGCGCATCACGCCGCCTCGGCTGCTCGGGCGCATGAACGCCTCCGTGCGGTTCGTCGTGTGGGGCGTCATGCCGATCTCGGCGCTGCTCGCCGGCGGTCTCGGCACGTGGCTCGGCGTCGTCCCGACGATGTGGATCGCAGCGGTCGGGCAGCTGTTCTCCGCCGCGTTCGTCGTGCTCGGCCCGTTCTGGACGATGCGCGAGCTTCCCGACGCGCACACCAACGCGGCATCCTCCGCCGACTGA
- a CDS encoding ArsR/SmtB family transcription factor yields MEDRIELTPGNPEDEARLRAISSPLRLRVLRLCAFESRTNKELAGLLGVNPGTMLHHVRTLTQTGFLRAEPARSGAQGAREVPYRATGLSWRMPLPDRSRVLIEVFLQQIERVDPGDLDTSWLGLRLNDEHRREFQRRLHELLVEFKEREADADGEAYSVFTAFHPDLNPRGPADT; encoded by the coding sequence GTGGAGGACCGCATCGAGCTCACGCCCGGCAATCCGGAGGATGAGGCGCGACTGCGCGCGATCAGCTCACCGCTGCGCCTGCGGGTGCTGAGGCTGTGCGCGTTCGAGTCGCGGACCAACAAGGAGCTGGCAGGGCTCCTCGGGGTCAACCCGGGCACGATGCTGCATCACGTGCGCACGCTCACGCAGACGGGGTTCCTCCGCGCCGAGCCGGCACGTTCGGGAGCGCAGGGAGCGCGCGAGGTGCCCTACCGCGCGACCGGACTGTCGTGGCGGATGCCGCTACCCGACCGCAGCCGCGTGCTCATCGAGGTCTTCCTGCAGCAGATCGAGCGCGTCGACCCGGGCGACCTCGACACATCCTGGCTCGGGCTCAGACTCAACGACGAGCACCGGCGGGAGTTCCAGCGCCGGCTCCATGAGCTCCTCGTGGAGTTCAAGGAGCGGGAGGCGGATGCCGACGGCGAGGCGTACTCGGTGTTCACCGCCTTCCATCCCGACCTCAATCCACGCGGACCAGCCGATACGTAG
- a CDS encoding response regulator codes for MRAGFRMILEATDDIVVVGESANGVDGVAAASALHPDVVCMDVQMPDMDGLEATRRIVADETVSAAVVIVTTFDRDDYLFASLSAGASGFLLKNAGPEELVNAVRVAAAGDALLAPEVTRRVIARFADDPAAVATPGPGGALAAPPGVPPATATPATASLTTPATPHVIELTDREDEVLRLVAQALSNAEIAQRLYIGEATVKTHVSNVLQKLGARDRVAAVVYAHRHGLA; via the coding sequence ATGCGCGCGGGGTTCCGCATGATCCTCGAGGCGACCGACGACATCGTCGTGGTGGGCGAGTCGGCGAACGGCGTCGACGGCGTGGCAGCGGCATCCGCTCTGCACCCCGACGTCGTGTGCATGGACGTGCAGATGCCCGACATGGACGGTCTCGAGGCGACACGGCGCATCGTCGCCGACGAGACGGTGTCCGCGGCGGTCGTCATCGTGACGACGTTCGACCGCGACGACTATCTGTTCGCGTCGCTCTCGGCAGGGGCGAGCGGATTCCTTCTCAAGAACGCCGGGCCGGAGGAGCTCGTGAACGCCGTCCGGGTCGCCGCGGCGGGCGACGCCCTGCTCGCCCCCGAGGTCACCCGGCGCGTGATCGCCCGATTCGCGGACGACCCCGCCGCCGTCGCGACCCCGGGCCCGGGCGGGGCGCTCGCCGCACCACCGGGCGTCCCGCCGGCCACCGCGACGCCCGCCACCGCATCGCTCACCACGCCCGCCACGCCGCACGTGATCGAGCTCACCGACCGGGAGGACGAGGTGCTGCGGCTCGTCGCGCAGGCGCTCAGCAACGCCGAGATCGCCCAGCGCCTGTACATCGGCGAGGCGACGGTGAAGACGCACGTGTCGAACGTGCTCCAGAAGCTCGGAGCGCGCGACCGCGTCGCCGCCGTCGTCTACGCGCACCGGCACGGCCTCGCCTGA
- a CDS encoding acetyl-CoA C-acetyltransferase encodes MTEAFVYDAVRTPRGRGKATGSLHGVAPHELVVGLIDALRDRHPGLDPAAIDDLVLGCVTPIGDQGSDIAKIAALAAGLPDTVPGVQLNRFCGSGLEAVNQAAARVRSGWEDLFLAGGVESMSRVRMGSDGSPFSKDAAAAVAPDSVPQGISADLIATLEGYTRDDVDRFAAESHARAARAWEEGRFDRSVVPVTDAEGRLLLERDETIRPGTTVETLAALPPAFADLGRSGFDDLALRTYPEAGAIDHVHHAGNSSGIVDGAALVIVGSEAAGVRHGLTPRARIRSAAVVSTEPTIMLTGPGPASRLAIERAGLSIHDIDLIEINEAFASVALRLMRDLDDFPHERTNVNGGAIAMGHPLGATGAMILGTLIDELERTGGRFGLATLCIGGGMGVATVVERL; translated from the coding sequence ATGACCGAGGCCTTCGTCTACGACGCCGTGCGCACGCCGCGCGGCCGCGGGAAGGCGACCGGCTCGCTCCACGGCGTCGCCCCGCACGAGCTCGTCGTCGGCCTCATCGACGCGCTGCGCGACCGGCATCCGGGCCTCGACCCCGCCGCCATCGACGACCTCGTGCTCGGGTGCGTCACGCCGATCGGCGATCAGGGCTCGGACATCGCGAAGATCGCGGCGCTCGCCGCGGGCCTTCCCGACACGGTTCCGGGTGTGCAGCTCAACCGCTTCTGCGGGTCGGGGCTCGAGGCGGTCAACCAGGCCGCCGCGCGCGTGCGGTCCGGCTGGGAGGACCTCTTCCTCGCGGGTGGCGTCGAATCGATGAGCCGCGTGCGCATGGGCAGCGACGGCAGCCCGTTCTCGAAGGATGCCGCGGCGGCGGTGGCCCCCGACTCCGTGCCGCAGGGGATCAGCGCCGACCTGATCGCGACGCTCGAGGGATACACGCGCGACGACGTCGACCGATTCGCCGCCGAGTCCCACGCGCGCGCCGCGCGGGCATGGGAGGAGGGGCGCTTCGACCGCTCCGTGGTGCCGGTGACGGATGCCGAGGGCCGCCTGCTGTTGGAGCGCGACGAGACGATCCGGCCGGGAACGACGGTCGAGACCCTGGCCGCACTGCCTCCCGCGTTCGCCGACCTCGGGCGATCCGGCTTCGACGACCTGGCGCTGCGGACCTACCCCGAGGCGGGGGCGATCGACCACGTGCACCACGCGGGAAACTCGTCGGGCATCGTCGACGGCGCGGCGCTCGTGATCGTCGGCAGCGAGGCCGCGGGGGTGCGCCACGGGCTCACGCCGCGTGCCCGCATCCGCTCGGCCGCCGTGGTGAGCACCGAGCCCACCATCATGCTCACGGGCCCCGGCCCCGCCTCACGCCTGGCGATCGAGCGTGCCGGGCTCTCGATCCACGACATCGACCTGATCGAGATCAACGAGGCCTTCGCGTCGGTGGCGCTGCGGCTCATGCGGGATCTCGACGACTTCCCCCACGAGCGCACGAACGTCAACGGCGGCGCCATCGCGATGGGCCACCCGCTCGGCGCGACCGGAGCGATGATCCTCGGCACGCTCATCGACGAGCTCGAGCGCACCGGTGGTCGGTTCGGCCTGGCCACGCTGTGCATCGGCGGCGGAATGGGCGTGGCGACCGTGGTCGAGAGACTCTGA
- a CDS encoding ABC transporter ATP-binding protein produces the protein MLQLTGIAKSYGGRRALDDVSFDVRPGRLTGFVGGNGAGKTTTMRIVLGVLAKDGGTVTLDGTEVTASDRRRFGYMPEERGLYPKMKVLEHITYLARLHGFSKTDAAARATALLEQLGLGERLNDNVETLSLGNQQRAQIAAALVHDPQVLILDEPFSGLDPLAVDVVAAALQERAAAGAAVLFSSHQLDVVERLCDDLVIIANGTIRAAGARDELRAAHSTRRFELVSAGDAGWLRSEAGVEVLDFDGGYAVFDVDSDETAQRVLRQAVAQGDVASFSPQHPTLAQIFKEVIQ, from the coding sequence ATGCTGCAGCTGACAGGGATCGCCAAGAGCTACGGGGGGAGACGAGCGCTCGACGACGTCTCGTTCGACGTCCGCCCGGGACGACTGACCGGCTTCGTCGGCGGCAACGGCGCCGGCAAGACCACGACCATGCGGATCGTGCTCGGCGTGCTCGCCAAGGACGGTGGCACCGTGACACTCGACGGCACCGAGGTGACGGCATCCGATCGCCGCCGCTTCGGCTACATGCCCGAGGAGCGCGGGCTCTACCCGAAGATGAAGGTGCTCGAGCACATCACGTACCTCGCGCGCCTGCACGGCTTCTCGAAGACGGATGCCGCGGCCCGCGCGACCGCCCTCCTCGAGCAGCTCGGACTCGGCGAGCGCCTGAACGACAACGTCGAGACGCTCTCGCTCGGCAACCAGCAGCGGGCGCAGATCGCCGCCGCCCTCGTCCACGACCCCCAGGTGCTCATCCTCGACGAGCCCTTCTCGGGCCTCGACCCGCTCGCGGTCGACGTCGTGGCGGCCGCCCTGCAGGAGCGCGCCGCGGCCGGTGCCGCCGTGCTGTTCTCGTCGCACCAGCTCGACGTCGTCGAGCGCCTGTGCGACGACCTCGTCATCATCGCGAACGGCACCATCCGCGCCGCAGGCGCCCGCGACGAACTGCGCGCCGCGCACTCCACCCGGCGTTTCGAGCTGGTCTCGGCGGGCGACGCCGGCTGGCTGAGGTCCGAAGCGGGCGTCGAGGTGCTCGACTTCGACGGCGGATACGCCGTGTTCGACGTCGACAGCGACGAGACGGCCCAGCGCGTGCTGCGCCAGGCCGTCGCGCAGGGGGACGTCGCGAGCTTCTCGCCGCAGCATCCGACCCTCGCCCAGATCTTCAAGGAGGTCATCCAGTGA
- a CDS encoding winged helix-turn-helix transcriptional regulator yields the protein MASRSYGQYCGVTTAVELVGERWAMLIVRDLLVGPRRYTDLKQGLPRIPTNILSTRLKELQEGGVVRRVPLANCGLVYELTPYGRELEPIVLALGRWGFAQMGEPGPEDVVTADSLTMALRTAFQPGIAASVPAADYEVHVADVALRVQVDGADLRIAQLAPPAPPVAGRAPGGEPELVFAAGPGIRRLISGELTPAEAIDLDVIAVVSGDATLLERFAAVFSIHATTVVAA from the coding sequence GTGGCCTCCCGCAGCTACGGGCAGTACTGCGGGGTCACGACGGCTGTCGAGCTGGTCGGGGAGCGGTGGGCGATGCTCATCGTCCGCGATCTGCTCGTCGGCCCGCGTCGATACACCGACCTCAAGCAGGGGCTGCCCAGGATTCCCACCAACATCCTCTCCACGCGGCTCAAGGAGCTGCAGGAGGGTGGGGTGGTGCGTCGTGTGCCGCTCGCGAACTGCGGGCTGGTCTATGAGCTCACCCCCTACGGTCGCGAGCTCGAGCCGATCGTGCTCGCGCTCGGCCGGTGGGGGTTCGCGCAGATGGGCGAACCGGGCCCCGAGGATGTCGTCACCGCCGACTCGCTGACGATGGCGCTGCGGACGGCGTTCCAGCCGGGGATCGCGGCATCCGTACCGGCTGCCGACTACGAAGTGCATGTCGCCGATGTCGCGCTGCGCGTGCAGGTCGACGGTGCCGACCTGCGCATCGCGCAGCTCGCGCCGCCGGCCCCGCCCGTCGCCGGCCGGGCGCCGGGAGGCGAGCCCGAACTCGTGTTCGCGGCGGGTCCGGGCATCCGGCGGCTCATCTCGGGCGAGCTCACGCCCGCCGAGGCGATCGACCTCGACGTGATCGCCGTCGTCTCCGGCGACGCGACACTGCTCGAGCGGTTCGCCGCGGTGTTCTCGATTCACGCGACCACGGTGGTCGCCGCCTGA
- a CDS encoding NADPH-dependent FMN reductase: MSERTIGYIVGSISSTSINRRLAKALERLAPAGTTLVEIPIKDLPFYSPDFDADYPQVARDFKQAIDDVDGVIIVTPEYSRSIPGVLKNALDWAARPWGQGSFNGKPTAVIGTSGGPIGTAAAQQHLKAVLSHYNAPTLGQPEGYVQSTPGLFSDSGEVANDQTAEFLVGYLEAFGALVDRYALVPVAA, translated from the coding sequence ATGTCCGAGCGGACCATCGGCTACATCGTCGGCAGCATCTCGTCGACCTCGATTAACCGTCGCCTGGCGAAGGCGCTCGAGCGGCTCGCGCCCGCGGGCACGACGCTCGTCGAGATCCCGATCAAGGACCTCCCGTTCTACTCTCCCGACTTCGACGCCGACTACCCGCAGGTGGCGCGTGACTTCAAGCAGGCGATCGACGACGTCGACGGCGTCATCATCGTGACCCCCGAGTACAGCCGCTCGATCCCCGGCGTGCTCAAGAACGCGCTCGACTGGGCCGCGCGCCCGTGGGGCCAGGGCTCGTTCAACGGCAAGCCCACCGCCGTCATCGGCACCTCGGGCGGACCCATCGGCACCGCCGCCGCACAGCAGCACCTCAAGGCCGTGCTCAGTCACTACAACGCGCCGACGCTCGGCCAGCCCGAGGGCTACGTGCAGTCGACGCCGGGCCTGTTCTCCGACTCGGGCGAGGTCGCGAACGACCAGACCGCGGAGTTCCTCGTCGGGTACCTCGAGGCGTTCGGCGCGCTGGTCGACCGCTACGCGCTGGTGCCCGTCGCCGCCTGA
- a CDS encoding VOC family protein, whose translation MTHIFVNVPTNDLEKSKAFYTALGAEINPLFTDENAACIVWGDNIQMMVLTTEYLGTFTDKQIIDPRTHAQVQIAFSRDSREEVDRVLEAGLANGGSEPRPAQDYGFMYSRDLDDPDGNGLAFLFMEPQAAEQGPDAYLAEQAQA comes from the coding sequence ATGACGCACATCTTCGTGAACGTTCCGACGAACGACCTCGAGAAGTCGAAGGCGTTCTACACGGCGCTCGGCGCCGAGATCAATCCGCTGTTCACCGACGAGAACGCGGCGTGCATCGTGTGGGGGGACAACATCCAGATGATGGTCCTCACGACCGAGTACCTCGGCACGTTCACCGACAAGCAGATCATCGACCCACGTACGCACGCGCAGGTGCAGATCGCGTTCAGCCGCGATTCGCGCGAAGAGGTCGACCGCGTGCTCGAGGCGGGGCTCGCCAACGGCGGATCCGAGCCCCGTCCCGCTCAGGACTACGGCTTCATGTACAGCCGCGACCTCGACGACCCGGACGGCAACGGCCTCGCCTTCCTGTTCATGGAGCCCCAGGCTGCCGAGCAGGGTCCCGACGCCTACCTGGCGGAGCAGGCGCAGGCGTAG
- a CDS encoding sensor histidine kinase has product MSDTSSARRRSPATAADLRNDVWLAAGLLLGAVLSSALGSVAGVYGTDSAQGMQWGLLYAVGLTAPLTLRRRFPEVVAVLVALVFFVGVSFRIPEIYVGNIALFIAIYTVGAWVDDRRRAFFVRVAIIVGMFVWLLVTTFQSATAPTEEGLSREGLFSPFVAFMLIQFLVNAAFFGGAYYMGDRAYASALERAALQDRTRELEAAREVTAAQAVALDRVRIARELHDVVAHHVSAMGVQAGAARAVMDRDPDAARAALTGVEQSARSALDELRHLLETLRTPNGDAPNGDAPNASTVSLAGLPALIEHATENGLPTTLTIIGDEVALSDVAQVNIYRVAQEALTNARRHGGTDAAADVRLRFGTDAVELEITNTGRSAGPVRPGLGIVGMRERAAASGGTLEATPRARGGFLVRLRVPRHERVVA; this is encoded by the coding sequence ATGTCCGACACCTCGTCCGCCCGGCGCCGGAGCCCGGCGACCGCCGCCGACCTGCGCAACGACGTGTGGCTCGCCGCCGGGCTGCTCCTCGGCGCCGTCCTCAGCTCGGCGCTCGGCTCGGTCGCGGGCGTCTACGGCACGGACTCCGCGCAGGGCATGCAGTGGGGCCTCCTCTACGCGGTCGGGCTGACCGCGCCGCTGACGCTCCGCCGCCGCTTCCCCGAGGTCGTGGCCGTGCTCGTCGCGCTCGTGTTCTTCGTCGGAGTCTCGTTCCGCATCCCGGAGATCTACGTCGGGAACATCGCCCTGTTCATCGCGATCTACACCGTCGGCGCGTGGGTCGACGACCGTCGCCGTGCGTTCTTCGTGCGCGTCGCGATCATCGTCGGCATGTTCGTGTGGCTGCTCGTCACGACGTTCCAGTCGGCGACGGCGCCCACCGAGGAGGGCCTTTCCCGCGAAGGCCTGTTCTCACCCTTCGTCGCCTTCATGCTCATCCAGTTCCTCGTGAACGCCGCGTTCTTCGGCGGCGCGTACTACATGGGCGATCGCGCCTACGCGTCGGCGCTCGAGCGCGCGGCGCTCCAGGACCGCACGCGTGAGCTCGAGGCCGCACGCGAGGTGACGGCCGCCCAGGCGGTCGCTCTCGACCGCGTCCGCATCGCCCGCGAGCTGCACGACGTCGTCGCCCACCACGTCTCGGCGATGGGCGTCCAGGCCGGCGCCGCGCGGGCTGTGATGGACCGCGACCCCGACGCGGCCCGTGCCGCGCTCACCGGCGTCGAGCAGTCCGCACGCTCCGCCCTCGACGAGCTGCGCCACCTGCTCGAGACCCTGCGCACACCGAACGGCGACGCCCCGAACGGCGATGCCCCGAACGCCTCCACCGTCAGCCTCGCGGGACTCCCCGCCCTCATCGAGCACGCCACCGAGAACGGCCTGCCCACGACCCTCACGATCATCGGCGACGAAGTCGCTCTGTCCGACGTCGCGCAGGTCAACATCTACCGCGTCGCCCAGGAGGCGCTCACGAACGCGCGCCGGCACGGCGGGACGGATGCCGCGGCCGACGTCCGCCTGCGCTTCGGCACCGACGCGGTGGAACTCGAGATCACCAACACCGGACGCTCCGCCGGTCCCGTCCGCCCGGGCCTGGGCATCGTCGGCATGCGCGAGCGCGCGGCCGCGTCGGGAGGCACGCTCGAGGCGACGCCCCGGGCCCGCGGCGGCTTCCTCGTTCGCCTGCGCGTCCCGCGGCACGAGCGGGTCGTCGCGTGA
- a CDS encoding type III polyketide synthase — protein sequence MSARIVSIGTAVPPTCVPQERARAIFAGQPGADRLTQRLIHAAFEASAIERRHTVLTEFGDDLPPREVVPEGRARFADDEGRMLRPSTGSRNDLYLAAAPELNARAARAALADAGIAASAITHVVTVSCTGFFAPGPDYRLVRDLGLDATVERYHLGFIGCAAAMPGLRLASRITAAQPDAVVLVVCLELCTLHIRPSADPQQIVAASVFADGAAAAIVTADASVGRAGGLELDRFSTALTSEGEADMVWTIGDDGFEMTLSAEVPRIVGREIRGAVDAFLSGEPMPDAWAVHPGGRSVLDRVEAGLGLEPAALDTSREVLRDYGNMSSATILFILRRMLDDDRLADGARLGTLAFGPGLTVESAMLVKRGAMGATADAVSAAEAVSAADAAPVEAVVGA from the coding sequence ATGAGCGCGCGCATCGTGTCGATCGGAACGGCGGTGCCGCCGACGTGCGTGCCGCAGGAACGGGCTCGTGCGATCTTCGCCGGCCAGCCCGGAGCCGACCGGCTCACCCAGCGGCTCATCCACGCCGCCTTCGAGGCATCGGCGATCGAGCGCCGGCACACGGTGCTCACGGAGTTCGGCGACGACCTCCCTCCGCGCGAGGTCGTACCGGAGGGCCGCGCCCGTTTCGCCGACGACGAGGGACGGATGCTGCGCCCCTCCACCGGCTCGCGCAACGACCTCTACCTCGCCGCAGCCCCCGAGCTCAACGCCCGCGCGGCGCGCGCCGCGCTCGCGGATGCCGGGATCGCGGCATCCGCCATCACCCATGTCGTCACCGTCTCGTGCACCGGCTTCTTCGCGCCCGGGCCGGACTACCGCCTCGTCCGCGACCTGGGCCTCGACGCGACCGTCGAGCGGTACCACCTCGGCTTCATCGGCTGCGCGGCCGCGATGCCCGGCCTCCGGCTCGCCTCGCGGATCACCGCGGCCCAGCCCGACGCGGTCGTGCTCGTCGTGTGCCTGGAGCTGTGCACGCTGCACATCCGGCCTTCGGCCGACCCGCAGCAGATCGTCGCCGCGTCCGTCTTCGCCGATGGTGCCGCCGCCGCGATCGTGACCGCCGACGCATCCGTCGGCCGCGCGGGGGGCCTCGAGCTCGACCGCTTCTCCACGGCCCTCACCTCGGAGGGCGAGGCCGACATGGTCTGGACGATCGGCGACGACGGCTTCGAGATGACCCTGTCGGCCGAGGTTCCCCGGATCGTGGGGCGCGAGATCCGCGGCGCGGTGGATGCGTTCCTCTCCGGCGAGCCGATGCCCGACGCGTGGGCGGTGCATCCGGGTGGCCGCAGCGTGCTCGATCGCGTCGAAGCAGGGCTCGGGCTCGAGCCGGCGGCGCTCGACACCTCGCGCGAGGTGCTGCGCGACTACGGCAACATGTCGAGCGCGACGATCCTCTTCATTCTGCGGCGGATGCTCGACGACGACCGTCTCGCGGATGGGGCGCGGCTGGGCACGCTCGCGTTCGGACCCGGACTCACGGTCGAGTCGGCGATGCTCGTCAAGCGCGGGGCCATGGGCGCGACCGCCGACGCGGTGTCCGCCGCCGAGGCGGTGTCGGCCGCAGACGCGGCGCCCGTCGAGGCCGTCGTCGGCGCATGA
- a CDS encoding ABC transporter permease, whose protein sequence is MSTATRTTAGRGLSTPQGVWLVAEREIGSKLRSKAFVISTAILLLGALALVIWGGFAASNDTGTPVAVTTDASSAVSGIEGLDVTEVDGRAEAEELVKSGDVDAAIVADAESPVGLAVIAESSPPSQLLLQLAQTPTVVLLDPDADAGALGYVVAIGFGIVFLFAASMFGGTIAQSVVEEKQTRVVELLISAIPVRSLLAGKVIGNTILAMGQILILAAIAIVGLTITDQTALLQGLGGPIAWFAVFFLFGFILLASLFAAAASMVSRMEDIGSTTTPLTMLVMAPYFLVIFFFDNPVVLGIMSYVPFSAPVGMPMRLFLGEAQWWEPLLSLAILIATCVAAIVIGARIYENSLLRMGGRVKLSEALAG, encoded by the coding sequence GTGAGCACCGCCACCCGCACCACCGCCGGCCGCGGCCTGAGCACCCCGCAGGGTGTGTGGCTCGTCGCCGAGCGCGAGATCGGCTCGAAGCTGCGCAGCAAGGCCTTCGTCATCTCGACGGCGATCCTGCTGCTGGGGGCGCTGGCCCTCGTGATCTGGGGCGGGTTCGCCGCCTCGAACGACACCGGCACGCCGGTCGCCGTGACGACGGATGCCTCGTCCGCCGTCTCCGGGATCGAGGGCCTCGACGTCACCGAGGTCGACGGCCGCGCGGAGGCGGAGGAGCTCGTCAAGAGCGGTGACGTGGATGCCGCCATCGTCGCCGACGCGGAGTCGCCGGTCGGCCTGGCCGTGATCGCGGAGTCCAGCCCGCCGTCCCAGCTCCTGCTGCAGCTCGCGCAGACCCCGACGGTCGTGCTGCTCGACCCCGATGCGGACGCCGGCGCGCTCGGCTACGTCGTCGCCATCGGCTTCGGCATCGTGTTCCTCTTCGCCGCGTCGATGTTCGGCGGCACGATCGCGCAGAGCGTCGTGGAGGAGAAGCAGACGCGCGTCGTCGAGCTGCTCATCTCGGCCATCCCGGTGCGCTCGCTCCTGGCGGGCAAGGTCATCGGCAACACGATCCTCGCGATGGGGCAGATCCTCATCCTCGCGGCCATCGCCATCGTCGGGCTCACGATCACCGACCAGACGGCGCTGCTGCAGGGCCTGGGCGGACCCATCGCCTGGTTCGCGGTGTTCTTCCTGTTCGGCTTCATCCTGCTCGCTTCGCTGTTCGCGGCCGCGGCGTCGATGGTGTCGCGCATGGAGGACATCGGGTCGACCACGACGCCGCTGACGATGCTCGTCATGGCGCCGTACTTCCTGGTGATCTTCTTCTTCGACAACCCGGTCGTGCTGGGGATCATGTCGTACGTGCCGTTCTCGGCGCCCGTCGGCATGCCGATGCGACTGTTCCTCGGCGAGGCGCAGTGGTGGGAGCCGCTGCTGTCGCTCGCGATCCTGATCGCGACCTGCGTCGCCGCGATCGTGATCGGCGCGAGGATCTACGAGAACTCGCTGCTGCGCATGGGCGGACGCGTCAAGCTCTCCGAGGCCCTCGCGGGCTGA
- a CDS encoding VOC family protein: MFTSERAFSGFAVKDIDEARAFYGDTLGIPVQLMEMGILELTLGSGAKVMVYPKPDHEPAVFTIMNFDVDDVEAAVDDLNARGVATKIYDDADFPTDDKGISRDMGPEIAWFRDPSGNVLSVLKAS; this comes from the coding sequence ATGTTCACATCCGAGCGCGCATTCAGCGGATTCGCCGTGAAAGACATCGACGAGGCCAGGGCCTTCTACGGCGACACCCTCGGCATCCCGGTCCAGCTCATGGAGATGGGCATCCTCGAGCTGACCCTGGGCTCCGGGGCGAAGGTGATGGTTTACCCCAAGCCCGACCACGAGCCGGCCGTGTTCACGATCATGAACTTCGACGTCGACGATGTCGAAGCCGCCGTCGACGACCTCAATGCACGCGGCGTGGCGACCAAGATCTACGACGACGCCGACTTCCCGACCGACGACAAGGGGATCTCGCGCGACATGGGCCCGGAGATCGCGTGGTTCCGCGACCCATCCGGCAACGTGCTGTCGGTGCTGAAGGCGAGCTGA